GTAAGGTACTTCACGATCGATTGAGCTCTACGCTCAGTAAGGTCTAAGTTATATTCCTTGCTACCACGTACATCAGCATAAGCCTCTGCTGTAAGTTGCATGTTAGAATATTGCTTCAACAAGTCTGCAATCTTGTCCAGTTCAAGTGCGGCATCTGGACGTATGTTGTCTTTGTCAAAGTCAAATAAGATATTTTCTAGAACGATTTTAGGTAGTGCAGGCTCGATAGGTGTCAACATAACTTCTACCATTGCATCACCATTCTTCATTACGTCAAGTTGAGCCTCTCCGCTTTCAAACTTCACTTTTGTACCTCGTGCGGTAATCATTTGTTCTCCTACGATCATAAACATAGCCTGACCATCTTCATCTGCTGTCTGGCTAGGCATGCTGTTGCCTTCTGAATCGGCCACGCTTAGAATAGCCGCTGGAATAGGCTCTCCAGTTTCAGCATTTATAGCTACCACAGTAACCTCGATTTCAGGAATGATTTTCTTAAGGGTATAGATATCATCACTTCCTTTTCCACCTTCACGGTTTGATGAGAAATAACCTTTATCATTTTCTACGTCATAAGTGTAGGCTATATCATCAAGATTTGAATTTACAGGCGCACCTAAATTAGACACTACGCCATCTTTATACATGAAGATATCCATACCACCTATTCCTAAGTGACCGTTACTTGAGAAGTAGAGTGTTCCATCATCTGCAATAAATGGGAAGCTATCTTTCCCAGAAGTGTTTACTTCAGGCCCTAAGTTTTCTGGTTCATAAATGATTCCGTCAACAAGTGTAGCCTTATAAATATCTGACTCACCGTAACCTCCTGGTGCCTCGCTGGCAAAGTAGATGGTTTTACCATCTTTAGAAATGGAAGGGTGACCCACACTGTACTCTTTAGAATCTAATTCTGTAACTTGGATATCTCTCCACTCGCCATTAGCATTCAAGGCACGATAGATGTTCAATTTACTCTGACCGTCTTTTGCTTTATTGAAATCACCATCAAAGTAATCTACTCTAGTAAAAAACATGAAACGCTGATCAGGAGTCATATCTAGTGTACCTTCATGGTATTTAGTGTTGACATCACCTTTCAAAAGCTGTGGTTCTCCTAAGCTATCATTTTCTTGAATCTGAACTTCGTAAATATCTAAATATGGCTGCTCGTTCCAGCCGTATTTTTTACGCTCTTGGTTACGAGCACTTGAAAAGTAGACCTTGTCACCGATGATTATGGAAGCAAAATCACTAGCCTCAGAGTTAATATCAAAAGTCACTGCCTCGTATCCAGGCTCCATACTCAAGATATCGTCGATGTAATTTTTGTTAGATAAATACAATTTTGCACGTTTATCGTCTGGAGCCGTAGCAGCAAATTGATCCATGATCGTATTTGAAGTATCATATTTTTGATTAGACTTCAAAGTTTGTGCATAGCGGTACAAAGTTTCTGCATCAGAATTTTCCTTTACTGCACGTGCGTAATATTGTTCAGCACTTTTATAGTCGCTATTGTAGTAGTATGAGTTTGCAAGATTTGTGTAAACGTGTTGTGTACGCTCCCCTCGCTCTATCAATTTTTCATACTCTTCAGCGGCATCTACATAACGTAATTGAGAGTATAGCCTATCTGCTTTTTTAGTCGATTTGCTTTGTGCGTTCAAGCTACCTACAGTAGCAATCAAAGCAAAAATTAAAACATATATTTTTTTCATGATGGAAGTGCTGTATTATTAGAAGAATCGTGGAGATTGCATAACCTTACGTGGGAATGAAAGATCGAAGCTTAAGAAAACCTCATGAGAGCTTTGAGACGCAAACGAGATGTCAGAAACTACACGGTCATAAGCATAGCCCATTCTGATATTCCTCGTGAGGTAAAAGCCTATCAAACCACTGAATGAGTCTTCATAACGATATGAAACACCCAGTTCAACTCTTTGACTGAACAGAAAGTTTGTATTAAGATCAAAACTTACAGGTGATTCAAAGGCACCTTTCACTAAGAAGTGAGGTTTAAACTTGACACTTTCTGAAAGGTCAAAAACATATCCACCAGTAAGGAAATAATGCTGTGTTTCATTACCGATGTTTCTACCATTGTCATCTAGGTGAGTTGCGTTAAGCATATTAGGTACAGAAAATCCTACATAGTAATTATCACTGTAGAAAAAAGCACCAGCTCCTAGATTCAAACTATTCTCACTAAAGGTTTCATTCAACGGATCGCTAGGCTCTAGCAATTGAACATCCCCTAGTTGATAGAAGCTTACCCCTGCCTTTAAACCCAGGGCAAGCGTGGTAGATTTACCTGTTCTCAATCGATAAGAAAAATCTCCGTAGACATTTTGCTCTTTAAATGGTCCTAATTGATCTGATATAAAAGACAATCCTACACCCACATTTTCTCCAATGGGGCTACTACCCGCAAGAGTGAAGGTCTCTGGAGCACCATTTACACCAGACCACTGCTGGCGATAGAGTGAAGTTACTGTGAGTAGATCATTAGTCCCTGCATAGGCAGGATTGATCACATTTTGATTGTACATGTACTGGGTATACTGAGGGTCTTGCTGCGCTTGCATCGTAAGCGAGCCCACCAGCATTGCCGCCACTACTGAGAGTAAAAGTTTTTTCATCCTCAAAATCGGGATTAAGGGGTTAATTACATAGTCAACTTACATTTTAAACCTATTATCAAGTTCAGGGAATAAAAGTTTGAACAAGGATAACAACTTTCTTAAAAATAAGCTAAACAATCTTTGATTATTTCATAGCAGTTTTCTTAAAAGATCTTAAATTTTACCACATTGACATCGATACTTTCAATCAACCCTCAGTTTCTGCGCAAGATCATATAGACCGGAAAATGATCGCTATAGCCGCCTTTATACCTGTTTCCTACAAAAGTGCGGGCAGGTTGACCGCGATAGCGACCTTTCCACTGACGCAGCGTAATATCGTCAAAAATGTTTGCTTTGTAAAAATACAGATGATCGGGATTATCATTTTCAAGACCAGCAGATATGAGAATCTGATCAAATAGATACCATTTGAATTTATGGCTGACTGTTCCACGACGTAAATTTTTTAAAGATTGCGTTACATTTTTGAAACCCGCAGCACATAATTCTTGTAGACTCTCATCTTCTGGCTCGTCATTAAAGTCTCCCATGATCACCGTCTGTCCCTGTGCAGCGGTTGTAGAAATTTTTTGCAGCAACTGGCGGGCTACTTCTACCCGTTTTGAATTAGTACAATCTGCTCCGTCGCGTCTTGACGGCCAGTGATTGACGTAAATATTTATAGAAAATCCCGCCAAAGCACCTCTT
This genomic interval from Nonlabens spongiae contains the following:
- a CDS encoding OmpA family protein yields the protein MKKIYVLIFALIATVGSLNAQSKSTKKADRLYSQLRYVDAAEEYEKLIERGERTQHVYTNLANSYYYNSDYKSAEQYYARAVKENSDAETLYRYAQTLKSNQKYDTSNTIMDQFAATAPDDKRAKLYLSNKNYIDDILSMEPGYEAVTFDINSEASDFASIIIGDKVYFSSARNQERKKYGWNEQPYLDIYEVQIQENDSLGEPQLLKGDVNTKYHEGTLDMTPDQRFMFFTRVDYFDGDFNKAKDGQSKLNIYRALNANGEWRDIQVTELDSKEYSVGHPSISKDGKTIYFASEAPGGYGESDIYKATLVDGIIYEPENLGPEVNTSGKDSFPFIADDGTLYFSSNGHLGIGGMDIFMYKDGVVSNLGAPVNSNLDDIAYTYDVENDKGYFSSNREGGKGSDDIYTLKKIIPEIEVTVVAINAETGEPIPAAILSVADSEGNSMPSQTADEDGQAMFMIVGEQMITARGTKVKFESGEAQLDVMKNGDAMVEVMLTPIEPALPKIVLENILFDFDKDNIRPDAALELDKIADLLKQYSNMQLTAEAYADVRGSKEYNLDLTERRAQSIVKYLTEQGIDASRLNGVGRGEENSVFDCANNDCTEEQYQASRRSEFTFKLK
- a CDS encoding PorP/SprF family type IX secretion system membrane protein, which produces MKKLLLSVVAAMLVGSLTMQAQQDPQYTQYMYNQNVINPAYAGTNDLLTVTSLYRQQWSGVNGAPETFTLAGSSPIGENVGVGLSFISDQLGPFKEQNVYGDFSYRLRTGKSTTLALGLKAGVSFYQLGDVQLLEPSDPLNETFSENSLNLGAGAFFYSDNYYVGFSVPNMLNATHLDDNGRNIGNETQHYFLTGGYVFDLSESVKFKPHFLVKGAFESPVSFDLNTNFLFSQRVELGVSYRYEDSFSGLIGFYLTRNIRMGYAYDRVVSDISFASQSSHEVFLSFDLSFPRKVMQSPRFF
- a CDS encoding endonuclease/exonuclease/phosphatase family protein, which codes for MLSSQAFEQYTLAFYNLENLFDYTRNKRILDADFTEDGRLQWTRSRYSKKLDRMARAIGKIGYNEIGRLPHIIGVAEVENNNVIEDLLRQPAFKGRDYGYVHYDSPDERGIDTALLYDRRYFKVERSEALHVYLEDDRGVKDTTRDILYVRGALAGFSINIYVNHWPSRRDGADCTNSKRVEVARQLLQKISTTAAQGQTVIMGDFNDEPEDESLQELCAAGFKNVTQSLKNLRRGTVSHKFKWYLFDQILISAGLENDNPDHLYFYKANIFDDITLRQWKGRYRGQPARTFVGNRYKGGYSDHFPVYMILRRN